A region from the Agrococcus sp. SL85 genome encodes:
- a CDS encoding cytochrome b, with the protein MTAADTQRPSFTSKASNYLDERTSLSTMVSTLGRKIFPDHWSFMLGEVALYSFVVILLSGTFLTFFFDPSMTEVHYEGSYVPLKGIQMSVAYHSALDISFDIRGGLLMRQIHHWAALLFVAAIGLHMLRVFFTGAFRKPRELNWVIGFLLFILAMAEGFTGYSLPDDLLSGNGLAIINGMIKGIPVIGTWTSYLLFGGLFPGHEIIPRLFVLHIMLLPAILIVLLGLHMVLMVVNKHTQFAGPGRTNDNVVGVPVMPAFAAKAGSFFFIVFGVIALIAATFTINPIWNYGPYDPSPVSAGTQPDWYIGFADGALRLAPGLESEILGITLSWNILLPMAVLGLFIVLVMFYPFIEAWITGDKREHHIAERPRNNPTRTAIGAAGVTFYAVMWAAASTDLIATHFHLNMFQVLWSLQALLIIGPFIAYWLTKRIAIGLQKKDREILLHGYESGNIRRLPGGAYIEVHEPLGEYESWRLKSFEAYEPVMVRPNQDGKITAGVRARAALTRWFFEDRVQPVTKGELEASHSEHH; encoded by the coding sequence ATGACCGCCGCAGACACGCAGCGTCCGTCCTTCACCTCGAAGGCATCGAACTACCTCGACGAGCGCACGAGCCTCTCGACCATGGTGTCGACGCTCGGCCGGAAGATCTTCCCCGACCACTGGTCGTTCATGCTCGGCGAGGTCGCCCTCTACTCGTTCGTCGTGATCCTGCTCTCGGGCACGTTCCTGACGTTCTTCTTCGACCCGTCGATGACGGAGGTCCACTACGAGGGCTCGTACGTGCCCCTCAAGGGCATCCAGATGTCGGTCGCGTACCACTCGGCGCTCGACATCTCGTTCGACATCCGCGGCGGCCTGCTCATGCGCCAGATCCACCACTGGGCGGCGCTGCTGTTCGTGGCCGCGATCGGCCTGCACATGCTGCGCGTCTTCTTCACGGGCGCGTTCCGCAAGCCGCGCGAGCTCAACTGGGTCATCGGCTTCCTGCTCTTCATCCTCGCGATGGCCGAGGGCTTCACGGGCTACTCGCTCCCCGACGACCTGCTCTCGGGCAACGGCCTCGCGATCATCAACGGCATGATCAAGGGCATCCCGGTCATCGGCACCTGGACCTCGTACCTGCTCTTCGGCGGCCTCTTCCCGGGCCACGAGATCATCCCGAGGCTCTTCGTGCTGCACATCATGCTGCTGCCCGCGATCCTCATCGTGCTGCTGGGCCTGCACATGGTGCTCATGGTCGTGAACAAGCACACGCAGTTCGCCGGCCCCGGCCGCACGAACGACAACGTCGTGGGCGTCCCGGTCATGCCGGCGTTCGCGGCGAAGGCGGGCTCGTTCTTCTTCATCGTGTTCGGCGTGATCGCGCTCATCGCGGCGACCTTCACGATCAACCCGATCTGGAACTACGGCCCCTACGACCCGTCCCCGGTCTCGGCCGGCACGCAGCCCGACTGGTACATCGGCTTCGCCGACGGCGCCCTGCGCCTCGCGCCGGGCCTCGAGTCGGAGATCCTCGGCATCACGCTGTCGTGGAACATCCTCCTGCCGATGGCGGTGCTGGGCCTGTTCATCGTGCTCGTCATGTTCTACCCCTTCATCGAGGCGTGGATCACGGGCGACAAGCGCGAGCACCACATCGCCGAGCGCCCGCGCAACAACCCGACGCGCACGGCGATCGGTGCGGCCGGCGTGACCTTCTACGCGGTCATGTGGGCGGCGGCGTCGACCGACCTCATCGCGACGCACTTCCACCTCAACATGTTCCAGGTGCTGTGGTCGCTGCAGGCGCTCCTCATCATCGGCCCGTTCATCGCCTACTGGCTCACGAAGCGCATCGCCATCGGCCTGCAGAAGAAGGACCGCGAGATCCTGCTGCACGGCTACGAGTCGGGCAACATCCGCCGGCTCCCGGGCGGCGCGTACATCGAGGTGCACGAGCCCCTCGGCGAGTACGAGTCGTGGCGCCTGAAGTCGTTCGAGGCCTACGAGCCGGTGATGGTCCGCCCCAACCAGGACGGCAAGATCACCGCGGGCGTCCGCGCCCGCGCCGCGCTCACGCGCTGGTTCTTCGAGGACCGCGTGCAGCCGGTCACGAAGGGCGAGCTGGAGGCCTCGCACAGCGAGCACCACTGA
- a CDS encoding LLM class flavin-dependent oxidoreductase — protein MSQLAFGVHTFASVPEADGRPLPHAQVLRDVVAEGVAADAAGLAFFGVGEHHREDFAASAPEIVLGGLATATERIRLGTAVTVLSSNDPVRVFEQSSTLDGISGGRAELIVGRGSFVESFPLFGYRLEDYEALFDERLELLAALVREEPVTWSGRLRSPLQDQAVHPRSHAAEHGGRMPVWVGVGGTPASVLRTATHGFDLMLAIIGGSPAQFAPFAGLYRQAMAELHPGTTGRVGMHSPGLVAETDAEARALLEPHWMRFRNRIGRERGWGDATAREFEAAAAEHGAIFVGSPDTVAQKVVWAVETLGIERFDLKYDSGTSHEDNLRSIRLFGEEVVPRVRALLGR, from the coding sequence ATGAGCCAGCTCGCCTTCGGCGTCCACACGTTCGCCTCGGTGCCTGAGGCCGACGGCCGCCCGCTGCCCCACGCGCAGGTGCTGCGCGACGTCGTCGCGGAGGGCGTCGCCGCCGACGCCGCCGGGCTCGCGTTCTTCGGCGTGGGCGAGCACCACCGCGAGGACTTCGCGGCGAGCGCGCCCGAGATCGTGCTCGGCGGGCTCGCGACGGCGACCGAGCGCATCCGGCTCGGCACGGCCGTGACGGTGCTCTCGTCGAACGACCCCGTGCGCGTGTTCGAGCAGTCCTCGACGCTCGACGGCATCTCGGGGGGCCGCGCGGAGCTCATCGTGGGCCGCGGCTCGTTCGTGGAGTCGTTCCCGCTCTTCGGCTACCGGCTCGAGGACTACGAGGCGCTCTTCGACGAGCGCCTCGAGCTGCTCGCCGCGCTCGTGCGCGAGGAGCCCGTGACGTGGTCGGGCCGCCTCCGCAGCCCCCTGCAGGACCAGGCGGTCCACCCGCGCTCGCACGCGGCCGAGCACGGCGGCCGCATGCCCGTGTGGGTGGGCGTGGGCGGCACGCCGGCCTCGGTGCTGCGCACCGCGACCCACGGCTTCGACCTCATGCTCGCGATCATCGGCGGCAGCCCCGCGCAGTTCGCGCCGTTCGCGGGCCTCTACCGGCAGGCGATGGCCGAGCTGCACCCCGGCACGACCGGCCGCGTGGGCATGCACTCCCCCGGCCTCGTCGCCGAGACCGACGCCGAGGCGCGGGCGCTGCTGGAGCCGCACTGGATGCGCTTCCGCAACCGCATCGGCCGGGAGCGCGGCTGGGGCGACGCGACCGCGCGCGAGTTCGAGGCCGCTGCGGCTGAGCACGGCGCGATCTTCGTCGGCAGCCCCGACACGGTCGCGCAGAAGGTCGTGTGGGCCGTCGAGACGCTGGGCATCGAGCGCTTCGACCTCAAGTACGACTCCGGCACGTCGCACGAGGACAACCTCCGCTCGATCCGCCTCTTCGGCGAGGAGGTCGTGCCGCGCGTGCGCGCGCTCCTGGGCCGCTAG
- a CDS encoding phosphotransferase family protein, protein MLDNAAAVLMRLVAESGRELVDFAQKDAEPVNEGFIVGYACSVRTAEGDVERVTIYVNTSPSAPVDEHTVELVDASGRRLTAWAYPQDPALPSLPAVSYPEAAGVVLGKFGIEAEGARLRMEAYRPGKRAVLRVDTGERSWFAKVVHPTLAATIHDLHERFRAAGVPVPRSLGFSDAGLVLLEELPGVPAIDVFDRIDRPRFAQGLEELARHIASVPVQVAARESLARRVEWYAERMEETSPLFARETARLAEVVRRRYAATAVPGPVTIHGDLHLGQIFVDAADPSRITGILDIDTAGRGDPADDAGALFGHVVVSAAERSGSEAAAAALAAFADEPAGGLAGRRAHGRDRRDAPARARARERGPRRRAGRGGRAAAPRARRRGARLSGAPVARAR, encoded by the coding sequence GTGCTGGACAACGCCGCCGCCGTGCTCATGCGGCTCGTCGCCGAGAGCGGGCGGGAGCTCGTCGACTTCGCGCAGAAGGACGCCGAGCCCGTCAACGAGGGCTTCATCGTCGGCTACGCGTGCAGCGTCCGCACGGCCGAGGGCGACGTCGAGCGCGTGACGATCTACGTGAACACCTCGCCGAGCGCGCCCGTCGACGAGCACACCGTCGAGCTCGTCGACGCCTCCGGCCGTCGGCTGACGGCGTGGGCGTACCCGCAGGACCCGGCGCTGCCCTCGCTGCCGGCCGTCTCCTACCCGGAGGCCGCGGGCGTCGTGCTGGGCAAGTTCGGCATCGAGGCCGAGGGCGCCCGCCTGCGCATGGAGGCATACCGACCGGGCAAGCGCGCGGTGCTGCGGGTCGACACGGGCGAGCGCAGCTGGTTCGCGAAGGTCGTGCACCCGACGCTCGCCGCCACGATCCACGACCTGCACGAGCGCTTCCGCGCCGCGGGCGTGCCGGTGCCCCGCTCGCTCGGGTTCTCGGACGCCGGGCTCGTGCTGCTCGAGGAGCTGCCGGGCGTGCCCGCGATCGACGTCTTCGACCGCATCGACCGCCCCCGCTTCGCGCAGGGCCTCGAGGAGCTCGCGCGGCACATCGCGAGCGTGCCCGTGCAGGTCGCGGCCCGCGAGTCGCTCGCGCGCCGCGTCGAGTGGTACGCGGAGCGCATGGAGGAGACCTCGCCGCTGTTCGCGCGCGAGACGGCGAGGCTCGCCGAGGTCGTGCGGCGCCGCTACGCGGCCACCGCGGTGCCGGGTCCCGTCACGATCCACGGCGACCTCCACCTCGGGCAGATCTTCGTCGACGCGGCCGACCCCTCCCGCATCACGGGCATCCTCGACATCGACACCGCGGGCCGCGGCGATCCCGCCGACGACGCGGGCGCGCTCTTCGGGCACGTGGTCGTCTCGGCGGCCGAGCGCTCCGGCTCGGAGGCCGCGGCGGCAGCGCTCGCCGCCTTCGCCGACGAGCCTGCAGGCGGCCTGGCGGGGCGACGGGCGCACGGCCGCGATCGCCGCGACGCACCTGCTCGGGCACGCGCTCGCGAGCGCGGGCCGCGGCGACGAGCGGGGCGCGGCGGTCGCGCAGCGGCTCCTCGAGCGCGCCGCCGCGGTGCTCGCCTGAGCGGCGCACCGGTCGCGCGGGCTCGCTAG
- a CDS encoding FUSC family protein, whose product MRWLGLLLTEQQVSWLQVLKTSVAIVVAWFASQLLLGVPMPIFAAIAALLVVAPSVNQSLGKGLERSAGVLGGVVLAWIAGLVEAPLGLQGGELVVLVVVVAAVVLARLLRLAPMAANQVPISAMIMLALGAGSGPEYGLERIVETLIGAVCALVVNVAIVPPVQHEPAERSLRDLAHAIADAFDRVAGALTGRPEDSTRLLADARGLRTRIQAARASMDALEDSLRLNPRGRSLVARIERDERLLLALSVLSNRVIGMSRSIADHPDLDLAGEPTVERIGEESRRIAHEVRALVDRHAHADGRTSTMPTLDGPMLTSPIVVPAPHPEHWVLIGALLEDLRQARESLEAGDGGE is encoded by the coding sequence ATGCGATGGCTGGGCCTGCTCCTCACCGAGCAGCAGGTGTCGTGGCTGCAGGTGCTGAAGACCTCCGTCGCGATCGTCGTCGCCTGGTTCGCCTCGCAGCTGCTGCTGGGCGTGCCCATGCCGATCTTCGCCGCGATCGCCGCGCTGCTGGTCGTCGCGCCGAGCGTCAACCAGTCGCTCGGCAAGGGCCTCGAGCGCTCCGCCGGCGTGCTGGGCGGCGTCGTGCTCGCATGGATCGCAGGCCTCGTCGAGGCGCCCCTCGGGCTCCAGGGCGGCGAGCTCGTCGTGCTCGTCGTCGTCGTCGCCGCCGTCGTGCTCGCGCGCCTGCTGCGGCTCGCGCCGATGGCCGCGAACCAGGTGCCCATCAGCGCCATGATCATGCTCGCGCTCGGCGCGGGCAGCGGCCCGGAGTACGGCCTCGAGCGCATCGTCGAGACCCTCATCGGCGCCGTGTGCGCCCTCGTCGTCAACGTCGCGATCGTGCCGCCCGTGCAGCACGAGCCCGCGGAGCGCTCGCTGCGCGACCTCGCGCACGCGATCGCCGACGCCTTCGACCGCGTCGCCGGCGCGCTCACCGGCCGGCCCGAGGACAGCACGCGGCTGCTCGCCGACGCCCGCGGGCTGCGGACCCGCATCCAGGCGGCGCGGGCGTCGATGGACGCGCTCGAGGACTCCCTGCGGCTCAACCCCCGCGGCCGATCGCTCGTCGCGCGCATCGAGCGCGACGAGCGCCTGCTGCTGGCGCTCTCGGTGCTCTCGAACCGCGTCATCGGCATGTCGCGCTCGATCGCCGATCACCCCGACCTCGACCTCGCCGGCGAGCCGACCGTCGAGCGCATCGGCGAGGAGTCGCGGCGCATCGCGCACGAGGTGCGCGCGCTCGTCGACCGCCACGCGCACGCCGACGGCCGCACCTCGACGATGCCGACGCTCGACGGCCCGATGCTCACGAGCCCCATCGTCGTGCCCGCGCCGCACCCCGAGCACTGGGTGCTCATCGGGGCGCTGCTCGAGGACCTGCGTCAGGCGAGGGAGTCGCTCGAGGCGGGCGACGGCGGCGAGTAG
- a CDS encoding phosphohydrolase, producing the protein MAHDDLERAIVLAARAYDGRVDRQGDPYVAHAIRVMHAVEGDDAKAVAILHDVFEWGRISLREFTGAKLPKRVVDAVDALTKREGETLAEHAERVRASELAVRVKRADLVDNALESRLDRLPSKGQRERLVGMYRETAELLGWSLDELCGREVR; encoded by the coding sequence ATGGCGCACGACGACCTCGAGCGGGCGATCGTGCTCGCAGCCCGCGCGTACGACGGTCGCGTCGACCGCCAGGGCGACCCCTACGTCGCCCACGCGATCCGCGTCATGCACGCCGTCGAGGGCGACGACGCCAAGGCCGTCGCGATCCTGCACGACGTCTTCGAGTGGGGGCGCATCTCGCTGCGCGAGTTCACGGGCGCGAAGCTGCCGAAGCGCGTCGTCGACGCGGTCGACGCGCTGACGAAGCGCGAGGGCGAGACGCTCGCGGAGCACGCCGAGCGCGTCCGCGCGAGCGAGCTCGCCGTGCGCGTCAAGCGCGCCGACCTCGTCGACAACGCGCTCGAGAGCAGGCTCGACCGGCTGCCCTCGAAGGGCCAGCGGGAGCGCCTCGTGGGGATGTACCGCGAGACGGCCGAGCTGCTCGGCTGGAGCCTCGACGAGCTCTGCGGCCGCGAGGTGCGCTGA
- a CDS encoding lipid II:glycine glycyltransferase FemX produces the protein MTEQTTADRPWSLRRAAQHELAEWDDLVQHNPDGGQWTQGVAYARLKATERLIPRFLVLERGVEDPPEGEPEPDEPVERVFVLALEHRSLAGRFWYLPLGPGAALDDLAGIADAIRRARGTEARGVYAVKVEPYVLDTEEGRAALAEAGFRAANTIQQNVHTVLVDLTPTVEEIFAGFNKKLRNHIRNAEKHGYRVEKVEHSEATYEQMYALMQTVAGGKGVDTMKPYAYYHQLWSELCERGQGHFWFGYDGAHEGPQASAFMIGFGRYALAKDGGSVPDRAIRGGAHLIRWTAMQWFKEHEGREVYDTYATPPSWRADDETHRMHGPGIFKRLFGPIVDHLPSHDLVLDERRYALFLRLLLPIERRVRRRPWGIW, from the coding sequence ATGACCGAGCAGACGACCGCGGATCGCCCCTGGAGCCTCCGACGCGCCGCGCAGCACGAGCTCGCCGAGTGGGACGACCTCGTGCAGCACAACCCCGACGGCGGGCAGTGGACGCAGGGCGTCGCCTACGCGCGCCTCAAGGCCACCGAGCGGCTCATCCCGCGCTTCCTCGTCCTCGAGCGCGGCGTCGAGGACCCGCCCGAGGGCGAGCCGGAGCCCGACGAGCCCGTCGAGCGCGTCTTCGTGCTCGCGCTCGAGCACCGCAGCCTCGCCGGCCGCTTCTGGTACCTGCCGCTCGGCCCCGGCGCTGCCCTCGACGACCTGGCCGGCATCGCCGACGCCATCCGCCGCGCGCGCGGCACCGAGGCGCGCGGCGTCTACGCCGTGAAGGTCGAGCCCTACGTGCTCGACACCGAGGAGGGCCGCGCCGCGCTCGCCGAGGCCGGGTTCCGCGCGGCCAACACGATCCAGCAGAACGTCCACACCGTGCTCGTCGACCTGACGCCCACGGTCGAGGAGATCTTCGCGGGCTTCAACAAGAAGCTGCGCAACCACATCCGCAACGCCGAGAAGCACGGCTACCGGGTCGAGAAGGTCGAGCACTCGGAGGCGACGTACGAGCAGATGTACGCGCTCATGCAGACCGTCGCGGGCGGCAAGGGCGTCGACACCATGAAGCCCTACGCCTACTACCACCAGCTCTGGTCGGAGCTGTGCGAGCGCGGCCAGGGCCACTTCTGGTTCGGCTACGACGGCGCCCACGAGGGCCCGCAGGCCTCCGCCTTCATGATCGGCTTCGGCCGCTACGCGCTCGCGAAGGACGGCGGCTCGGTGCCCGACCGGGCCATCCGCGGCGGCGCGCACCTCATCCGCTGGACGGCGATGCAGTGGTTCAAGGAGCACGAGGGCCGCGAGGTGTACGACACCTACGCGACGCCGCCCTCGTGGCGCGCCGACGACGAGACGCACCGCATGCACGGCCCGGGCATCTTCAAGCGGCTGTTCGGCCCCATCGTCGACCACCTGCCGAGCCACGACCTCGTGCTCGACGAGCGTCGCTACGCGCTCTTCCTGCGCCTGCTGCTGCCGATCGAGCGCCGCGTCCGCCGCCGGCCGTGGGGCATCTGGTAG
- a CDS encoding lipid II:glycine glycyltransferase FemX, translated as MTATSVRFATDDEIARWDELIETNPDGGIMTGARAMAAIKRYDRLEPRFLVVEGAETVYALAHEGTVWLGRYWYVPLGPTCDDLEGMVAAIRAFGLAQEGLLAIKVEPHLLRSPELVARMEATGAVRSRDMQLLTHTVVLDLTRGDDLIMDFQKKLRSSIRGAENKGYRVERIEAADATEADMVRFYELLKTINGGKGVAAMREYAYYRLFWTEFAKTGNGRFYFGYDDDSADAQAAIFVTLAGRTAVYKDGGSRPVRSIAGGAALLLWRAMQDAAADGKAAFDLCGTPRPELMDDTTHWYHGVGQFKKKFGPVVSYLPSFDIVLRPVRHRLWERLVRRIEWRLKPGTDALR; from the coding sequence ATGACCGCCACGAGCGTCCGCTTCGCGACCGACGACGAGATCGCCCGCTGGGACGAGCTCATCGAGACGAACCCCGACGGCGGCATCATGACCGGCGCGCGCGCGATGGCCGCCATCAAGCGCTACGACCGGCTCGAGCCGCGCTTCCTCGTCGTCGAGGGCGCCGAGACCGTCTACGCGCTCGCCCACGAGGGCACGGTCTGGCTCGGCCGCTACTGGTACGTGCCGCTCGGCCCGACCTGCGACGACCTCGAGGGCATGGTCGCGGCGATCCGCGCCTTCGGCCTCGCGCAGGAGGGCCTCCTCGCCATCAAGGTCGAGCCGCACCTGCTGCGGAGCCCCGAGCTCGTCGCGCGCATGGAGGCGACGGGCGCCGTGCGCAGCCGCGACATGCAGCTGCTGACGCACACGGTCGTGCTCGACCTCACGCGCGGCGACGACCTCATCATGGACTTCCAGAAGAAGCTCCGCTCGTCGATCCGGGGTGCCGAGAACAAGGGCTACCGGGTCGAGCGGATCGAGGCGGCCGACGCCACCGAGGCCGACATGGTGCGCTTCTACGAGCTGCTGAAGACGATCAACGGCGGCAAGGGCGTCGCCGCGATGCGCGAGTACGCCTACTACCGGCTGTTCTGGACGGAGTTCGCCAAGACCGGCAACGGCCGCTTCTACTTCGGCTACGACGACGACTCGGCCGACGCGCAGGCCGCGATCTTCGTCACCCTCGCGGGCCGCACCGCCGTCTACAAGGACGGCGGCTCGCGCCCCGTGCGCTCGATCGCCGGCGGCGCCGCGCTGCTGCTGTGGCGCGCGATGCAGGACGCCGCCGCCGACGGCAAGGCGGCCTTCGACCTGTGCGGCACGCCTAGGCCGGAGCTCATGGACGACACGACGCACTGGTACCACGGCGTCGGCCAGTTCAAGAAGAAGTTCGGGCCGGTCGTGAGCTACCTGCCCTCGTTCGACATCGTGCTGCGCCCCGTGCGCCACCGGCTGTGGGAGCGGCTCGTCCGCCGCATCGAGTGGCGCCTGAAGCCCGGCACCGACGCGCTGCGCTAG
- a CDS encoding peptidoglycan bridge formation glycyltransferase FemA/FemB family protein: protein MRERLSELVAGARLLLRGFGTWARDPGLMALGAVPALIVGAAMLALVVVVALNVDGWATALSPWASGWDALWSGAVRFAIGLGILVGTVVLCVLTFAAITLAVGEPFYERIRARVDERLGAAPAGADRGFWAGLGAGLRDAVVLLGMALGTALVVFVAGLVPLVGAALGLVVGATLGGRALAREPHGARGRRARPDARGAPGAAALAAVALARLRGRGLPAAARAGPRRRRDPRRDRRGDAPRARPPRRGDGAPAGRVVGWSRSAAARRTAPPRGPMPHAAQVRRATPDEIARWDALIESNPDGGHMVQSSAFAATKRFDGLEPVFLVIDAPAAEGAERIHVLLLEGRVSMGRYWYAPMGPTATDMAAVVEGLRAFAAAERDVLVVKVEPHLESSPERIDELVALGLERSRDMQVMTHTVVLDLEQGEEALFASFSQMIRRQVRGALKKGYRVERPEPTQETFDAMHAMMLTVAGGKGMAGMRERAYYDAFWGAFAEAGTGRFYFGYDDDTGRPQAGIFVTTAGRTVVYKDGGSRPDRQINGGSALLLWTAMQDAIAEGKLAFDLAGTPPKDRADDETHPFHGLAQFKLRFGPITDFLPSFDLVLRPLRHRVWEGLVRRVEWRIRKGPDTLR from the coding sequence ATGCGCGAACGCCTCTCCGAGCTCGTCGCCGGCGCCCGCCTGCTGCTGCGCGGCTTCGGCACCTGGGCGCGCGATCCCGGCCTCATGGCGCTCGGCGCCGTGCCGGCGCTCATCGTGGGAGCCGCGATGCTCGCCCTCGTCGTCGTGGTCGCGCTCAACGTCGACGGCTGGGCGACGGCGCTCAGCCCGTGGGCGAGCGGCTGGGACGCGCTCTGGTCGGGCGCCGTCCGCTTCGCGATCGGCCTCGGCATCCTCGTCGGCACGGTCGTGCTGTGCGTGCTCACCTTCGCCGCGATCACGCTCGCCGTCGGCGAGCCCTTCTACGAGCGCATCCGCGCGCGCGTCGACGAGCGGCTCGGCGCCGCGCCCGCGGGCGCGGACCGCGGCTTCTGGGCAGGGCTCGGCGCGGGCCTGCGGGATGCCGTGGTCCTGCTCGGGATGGCGCTCGGCACCGCGCTCGTGGTCTTCGTCGCGGGCCTCGTGCCCCTCGTCGGCGCCGCGCTCGGCCTCGTCGTCGGCGCGACGCTCGGCGGCCGTGCGCTCGCCCGCGAGCCTCACGGGGCTCGCGGGCGACGCGCGCGGCCTGACGCTCGCGGAGCGCCGGGCGCTGCTGCGCTCGCGGCCGTGGCGCTCGCTCGGCTTCGGGGTCGCGGCCTACCTGCTGCTGCTCGTGCCGGGCCTCGCCGTCGTCGCGACCCCCGCCGCGATCGTCGGGGCGACGCTCCTCGTGCGCGACCTCCGCGGCGAGGCGACGGCGCCCCCGCAGGCCGCGTCGTAGGCTGGTCGCGCTCCGCAGCCGCCCGCCGAACCGCCCCGCCGAGAGGTCCCATGCCCCACGCAGCCCAGGTGCGCCGTGCCACGCCCGACGAGATCGCGCGCTGGGACGCGCTCATCGAGTCGAACCCCGACGGCGGGCACATGGTGCAGTCGAGCGCCTTCGCCGCGACGAAGCGCTTCGACGGGCTGGAGCCCGTCTTCCTCGTCATCGACGCGCCGGCCGCCGAGGGCGCCGAGCGCATCCACGTGCTCCTGCTCGAGGGCCGGGTCTCGATGGGGCGCTACTGGTACGCGCCCATGGGCCCGACCGCGACCGACATGGCAGCGGTCGTCGAGGGCCTCCGCGCCTTCGCCGCGGCCGAGCGCGACGTGCTCGTCGTGAAGGTCGAGCCGCACCTCGAGTCGAGCCCCGAGCGCATCGACGAGCTCGTCGCGCTGGGCCTCGAGCGCAGCCGCGACATGCAGGTCATGACGCACACGGTCGTGCTCGACCTCGAGCAGGGGGAGGAGGCGCTCTTCGCCTCGTTCTCGCAGATGATCCGCCGCCAGGTGCGCGGGGCGCTGAAGAAGGGCTACCGGGTCGAGCGCCCGGAGCCCACGCAGGAGACCTTCGACGCGATGCACGCGATGATGCTCACCGTCGCGGGCGGCAAGGGCATGGCGGGCATGCGCGAGCGCGCCTACTACGACGCCTTCTGGGGCGCGTTCGCCGAGGCCGGCACGGGCCGCTTCTACTTCGGCTACGACGACGACACCGGCCGTCCGCAGGCGGGCATCTTCGTCACGACCGCGGGCCGCACCGTCGTCTACAAGGACGGCGGCTCGCGCCCCGACCGGCAGATCAACGGCGGCTCCGCGCTGCTGCTGTGGACGGCGATGCAGGACGCGATCGCCGAGGGCAAGCTCGCCTTCGACCTCGCCGGCACGCCTCCGAAGGACCGCGCCGACGACGAGACGCACCCCTTCCACGGCCTCGCGCAGTTCAAGCTGCGCTTCGGCCCGATCACCGACTTCCTGCCGTCGTTCGACCTCGTGCTGCGGCCCCTGCGCCACCGCGTGTGGGAGGGCCTCGTGCGCCGCGTCGAGTGGCGCATCCGCAAGGGACCGGACACCCTCCGATGA
- a CDS encoding helix-turn-helix transcriptional regulator, with protein sequence MENALPSLRRERGWSQQRLADELGVSRQTVISIERGRFDPSLPLAFRIARAFGTSIEAVFVPDDAS encoded by the coding sequence GTGGAGAACGCGCTGCCCTCGCTCCGCCGGGAGCGCGGCTGGTCGCAGCAGCGGCTCGCGGACGAGCTCGGCGTCTCGCGCCAGACCGTCATCTCGATCGAGCGCGGCCGCTTCGACCCGAGCCTGCCGCTCGCGTTCCGGATCGCGCGGGCCTTCGGCACCTCGATCGAGGCCGTCTTCGTGCCGGACGACGCGAGCTGA
- a CDS encoding DMT family transporter has translation MPHVASAAGTAARPRHAIAVLLAAVLWGTTGTVAHFAPEGSSPLAIGLATFGVGGVVLAALSARRVLAVLRRRDQLGWVLAGAVGVVLYPACYYPSMALAGVAVGNVVALGSGPIFAALLEWAVERRRPGRRWSIATAVAVVGIALLAAGGHGGAAEDPGAAPLGVLLALVAGFGYALYSFAGARLIRGGSTASGSMGALFLVGGVACLVGLATVGLGPLASPAGALTIAYLGLVPMALSYVLFGYALRALASTTATTIALAEPVVATLLAVAIVGERPNAVGWLGLVVVAVGIGLLAIRRRARPAPAA, from the coding sequence GTGCCGCACGTCGCCTCCGCCGCCGGCACCGCCGCGCGCCCGAGGCACGCGATCGCGGTGCTCCTGGCCGCGGTGCTGTGGGGCACCACCGGCACCGTCGCCCACTTCGCGCCCGAGGGCTCCTCGCCGCTCGCGATCGGCCTCGCCACCTTCGGCGTCGGCGGCGTCGTGCTCGCGGCGCTCTCGGCGCGGCGCGTGCTCGCGGTGCTGCGCCGCCGCGACCAGCTCGGCTGGGTGCTCGCGGGCGCCGTCGGCGTCGTGCTCTACCCCGCGTGCTACTACCCGTCGATGGCGCTCGCCGGCGTCGCGGTGGGCAACGTCGTGGCGCTCGGGTCCGGGCCGATCTTCGCCGCGCTCCTCGAGTGGGCCGTGGAGCGGCGCCGCCCGGGGCGCCGCTGGTCGATCGCGACCGCCGTCGCCGTCGTCGGCATCGCGCTGCTCGCGGCGGGCGGCCACGGCGGCGCCGCCGAGGATCCGGGAGCGGCGCCCCTCGGGGTCCTGCTCGCGCTCGTCGCGGGCTTCGGCTACGCGCTCTACTCGTTCGCCGGCGCCCGCCTGATCCGCGGCGGCTCGACCGCGAGCGGCTCGATGGGCGCGCTCTTCCTCGTCGGCGGCGTCGCGTGCCTCGTCGGCCTCGCGACCGTCGGGCTCGGGCCGCTCGCCTCCCCCGCCGGCGCGCTGACGATCGCCTACCTCGGCCTCGTGCCCATGGCGCTCTCGTACGTGCTCTTCGGCTACGCGCTGCGCGCCCTCGCCTCGACGACCGCGACGACGATCGCCCTCGCGGAGCCCGTCGTCGCGACGCTCCTGGCGGTCGCCATCGTCGGCGAGCGGCCGAACGCGGTCGGCTGGCTGGGCCTCGTCGTGGTCGCGGTCGGCATCGGCCTGCTCGCGATCCGGCGACGCGCGCGCCCCGCCCCGGCGGCCTGA